A stretch of DNA from Ctenopharyngodon idella isolate HZGC_01 chromosome 6, HZGC01, whole genome shotgun sequence:
AGTTTATCCATAATTTATTGTATGGCCTTTGTAGAGGACGTCAGGAATTGTGTTTTCATTTGCAAAGCAATATGTTTCAGGGCAATTTTCTTCTCTGTAacacttaaaacataaaaaaaatgtcaaaaaacgtttttatatattgtatttttgtatgcacGCTGTATACATATGTGTTAATAGCCTGATTAAATACACAATTTGTATACAATAATGTGTGTTCCCAACATTATGGTGTGAACATTATAGTACAAAAATACCCAACTTGACAAAATAGAAAGTTGTCAAagtttgagatatatatatatatttttaccctGTTTACCTTAATGTCTTTGGGTGACAATACACATAAGTCCTGATGTCATTTACACAGGACAAAATGTATCTTTCTTGTAAAATATCATAGGCCACTGCATGTGCTGTGAAGACTCGCCTAACATTTTCCCAAAATGTTTATTGATAATCTGTTAttgatgatattttttttttctcatttaccTTAGGAAATTTAAACCCAAACATAAGCAGCTTCATATTGAAGTATAGATTGTTtattgtttcagttttattaatatggTTGAGTAGCTGTAGTAagcagtcaaaaaaaaaaaaaaaaaaagtcagggTATACCAACATCTCTTGCTCACTCACTGTCTCTCCACCTTCCGTCCCTCCCTCACTCGCTTTTTTCTCGTTTCAGATGTGTATATAAACTGGTCAGTTCACTTCTGGAGTGAAGTAAGACAGGTGACACTTGAAAAAATCTTTGGGATATCAACTTCATTCTTGATGGACTTTGGACTGTCATTGATATCTTACAGGGAAAACGAGccacaacaaaagaaaaaaaaatcctaatagGATTTTGAGTCACTGAATTGCACCAAGTGCACAAGGACAATGAACTCTACAATGCTTCAAAATAGTGCTCAAGACAAATTTCTGGATGCTTTTGTTAGAAATTTTGTCCTTGTTCTTTTTGGGATCACAATTAACTCAATCAACGgagtgtttgtgtttacattCTTTAGGAGTTCAATTTTCTACAATGATCCGagatacatattatatattcacTTGGTTATCAATGATATGCTTATGGTTTTTATCAGTGTTATGCTTTCTGTGTTGGCTTATGCATGGCCAAAGGTTCCTGTCCCGTTCTGTGTTATACTGCTAATAATAGCAGCGACAACTCATAAGAACACTCCTCTGACTTTGGCCGGTATGGCGGTTGAGCGTTACGTTGCCATCTGCAAACCGCTGCATCACCATCAGATTTGCACAGTGCGCAGGACGTACATCCTTATCTCTCTGATATGGGGCGTAGGAGCTATACCTGGTTTGACTGACTTGattgtcattttaattgttcGTCCTTTATCTATCTTTACAACAGGTACTGTCTGTAGCTCAACAAATGTGTATAGCACGCCGTATCATGAAGAGCTGAGCAAAGCTATGTATGGGCTTTATTCATCTGTTGTGTGGGTAATTCTTGTATTCACATATTGTCAAGTGCTGACTGCGGCCAGAAGGGCCTCCGCTGATAAAACTTCAGCAAAAAAGGCCCAAAACACCATCCTGTTACATGGAGCACAGCTTCTGCTCTGTATGTTGTCCTACATTACTGGTATCATAGACAAGATTTCTGCTCAGTTTTTCCTAGCTGATCGGACAAAAGTGACCTTTACTAATTTTCTTCTAACTAACTTATTACCACGACTGCTTACCCCACTGATTTATGGTGTTCGAGATAAACTTTTTTACAATCACATGAAGGGGCATTTTGCATGTAAATTACTAATTGTAAGGGTTGAGTCAACcaaaaaatgagcaaaaaaagcCTCTCaatcttgctgtttttttttttttctttatttactctCTGCTCTTGAATATTAGACCTCTTtggtaatatatatttttagtgcaatcataaatcataaaaaaaagcatcaatATATTCTTAACAAACAAACTGTGgttataatatacataatcGAGATATATTTAAGTTATAAATTGTGAAtgtaaggcccggtttcacagacaggattaggccttagttcaattaaggcatttaagtagcttttataaactttcACTAGACAAgtacattactggtgtgcatcttgagacaaaacaatgacactgacatattttaagatatgtcagtgcaagttgctttcagttacaacagctcaaacatgcattttagtcttaagccttgtctgtgaaaccaggggcaAGTGTATTGCATTTAGATGAATGATTTGCAACACTTGATGCAAAGTTTAGACTTGATCCTATGGCATAATTCCTGTACCTACAATGGTAGATTGTGACACTAGCAATGACAAAGTTCACTTCTTTCCTGGGAACAcagataataagaaatgtatatCTTAAATATACTGAAATTTACTTTGGATTAAATTGTGTCAAGTGAatgaatgtatataaaaatatactgcTAAGCTTTTCTGTCAAATTGATGAAATTACTGTTCCTTAGCCAGCAATGACAATGAATTGAAGGCAACAGAGCTTGTTAAACAatcattaaatgttttacacAATTTTTGACATAATGACTTCATATGtgaatgaaaataaagacaACTAACAATTTAAAGGGGTACTTCAACACTGGCAAAAAGGGcgtaaaaataaaacttggctgcctaCACAGtagaaagatgaaaaaaaaaattttaaatcagtactacctgactagagaaaacagagaaaaaggcagttgtcttcccttttgccaacttcaacacccataatgcattgGGCGTGTTgccatccaaggccactcccaccagtctgctatgaATTTgcttaccagagtcaaataccaccttgctttaataggaaatacttcttagcaaacttttagtcataatgctGTCAACTTGTATTGTTTATCATTTAGCCGGAGTAAATTACTTTTGGTTTCCATTGAAGGATCCATCGCATCGTAGGCAgcggctaaaggctgcaaagaatcataaagtagctgtgtttacattaataatCCGATTGCAATCGAACTAATAGCACAATCGGAATAAAAAAGTCACATATGTAACCATGTCAATCGGAATGAATTGGCCAAATCTGATTACAATTTCATTTGGATTGTaaggggtggtttattcctTTTGTAATCCGATCGAGaggacatgtaaacacttgatcCGATTGAAAACCGAAACTGGAAAGTACTGCGCATATGCAATGACATAGAAATAGCGTAATGACGTATGACGAGTGGAACAAGCAGTTCTTTCCGTTGAATAAAGTGTCATAAATGAGTGTCCTGTCATTCTGAAATTCTCTTTCCACTAATCGTCTGTGAAATGAAGCAGGACAACGTCCCACCAGTCCTTGTTTTATACTCTCATCCACAGACGATTGGTTTGGGCTTGGGAAAAGGCGCttttactgcttgataaatACAAGCAGCACAACTCAACGGTTCATGTGCTCATTGTCACCTAATTAGGACctgaaatagataaatattaagtctgcatttttaaacaaagaaaaggaGGATGGTTAGTATGCAACAACAGCGGGAAACTCTGTGTATTCATGCAGTGTGCGCATATCAAAAGATTAAATCCGACCAGAAGCTTGTGACATATAAATGCACACATCAACCCGATTACTTTATTTAgtgttcatgtaaacactacGTTCAGGTTCATCAATCGGAATGAATTCATTCATATTGAAGGAAAAATTGTCCATGTAAACATAGCTACTGTTTTAGGTCAAACAGagtggaaaaactgaaataactgCCGTTCTGTCAGTTCGGCCCAACCCCCCAAAGCTAAAGGCCTTCATGTACAGGTAAGAAAGCTGTTGCCATAGTGTTCCATTTTCagcaaaatgctgtttaaagagtagacgtaaaacaatacaattttcagtgataaacctacCCTCACAATAGGTGCATTTATATGGAGCATTGTAATCGGTTTAAAAGTCCAATCCGAATGAAAATGCTTCATATAAACACCTCAAACGgaataaaaatgcccaaacCGAATTAAATTGTAATCGGGTTGAGAGGGGTGGGATAAACCTTTCTAAaccgaacaaaataaaaattctaccATGTAAACACGTTAAAACGATTACTTTGTCTATGTCATCACGTCAAGAGGCCAGCGGTTGTCAGAATGCACAAAGGCGACGGCAAAATCAAACtggagtaaaactgaaacaacacatttattaaatgcacTGGAGGAACTCAGTGTATCATAACTACGGACCTTCATCCACATGCTTTTGTTTTTCGTTTGGAGGGAGGGGTAGTATTGAGATGCACAGCCACCAAAAAGGTCAGCTTCCTGCGCTTCCAGCAGTAATATGCTTAAAATTCACGCTGTTGCTTTATTAAGagcaacactttacattaaaaaaatagcgCACGTAAGAAATAATGGAACTCCATGTTGATGGGAATAAAAGGCGGCAAACAGGACATAAGCTAATGTCCGCATGTCACAAAGTCATTCCGATTGAAAGCGCCGGCACATGTAAACACCATAGTGAATTAGATAACGTCTCATGTAAACAGTCCACCGAATCTTTCAATCGGAATGACAAAAAAGTGTACTTGTAAATGTGGCTAATGACTGTTTTGTTAACCCTCTGTCGTTTCAACTGTCTGTGGGGCTGGGACACAAAAATGCGGAAGTATAATCAGTAGTTTTCATGAAAGCCCTGGAGCTATCAAAAGTGCTCGCACCATGcattctttctttctccctccctttctctctcgTGCTCTTTTTTTCACCCCCCTCTTTTACATCTTAAATGAGCATATAAACTTGTCCGTTTACATCTGGAGCAAAACAATTTACTAAGCAAACTGAGAAGGTAAGTTGTTCACTCTTTCAGcaatatgtttaattttatgttcCTCATATAATTGTTAACCCGCTAAATGTTtctcatttaattttcatttcaaatcttcAGGATAAAGAAGATCGGATTTCAGCTTGATGTATTTTGGACAGCCATCAAGATCTTTTTAAGGAAAAGAAGAGCGACAACAACAAGAGTCAAAAATCTTacttcaaaagaaaaaaggattTTCACTTACATTAAACTACATTTGACACCAGTGCAAAAGCACAATGAACTCTACAATGCTTTTATATAATCTACAGGAAAGATATGCAGATGCTTTTGCAAAAAATTTTACCATCGTTTTGCTTGCAGTCATAATTATATCCATAAATGGAGTGTTTGTATTCATATTCTTTAGGAGTTCAATTTTCTACAATGATCcaagatatattttatatattcactTGGTTATCAATGATATGCTTATGGTTTGCTTCAGTGTAATTCTTTTTGTGATGACTTTTGCATGGCAAACTGTACCTCTTCCATTCTGTGTTATACTGCTAATAATAGCAGCGACAGCTCATAAGAACACCCCTCTGACTTTGGCCGGTATGGCTGTTGAGCGTTACATCGCCATCTGCAAACCACTGCATCACCATCAGATTTGCACAGTGGACAGGACGTACATCCTTCTCTCTCTGATATGGGGAGTAGGAGTTATACCTGGTTTGGCTGACTTGATTCTCCTTTCAATTATTCGTCCTTTATCTGTCTTAACAACAGGTACTTTCTGTAGTTCGGCAATTCTTTATAACACAGTGTATCATGGAGAACTAACCAAATTTATGAATGGGCTTTATACATCTGTTGTGTGGGTAATTCTTGTATTCACATATTGTCGCGTGCTGATTGCGGCCAGAAGGGCCACCACTGATAAATCCTCAGCAAAAAAGGCCCAAAACACCATCCTGTTACATGGAGCACAGCTTCTGCTCTGTATGTTGTCCTACATTACTGCTGTCATAGACAAGATGTTTGTCCCACTTGCACCAGTTGATCGGGCAAGACTAACCTTTTTAAATTATCTTCTAACAAACATATTGCCACGACTGCTTACTCCCCTGATTTATGGTGTTCGCGATAAGCATTTTTACAGACACATGAAGGCACTTTTTTCACGCAGATTATTCTTTGTAAAAGTTGAATCAATCAAACAATGAGCAAAAAAGGGCAACATTAGTCCTGTGTTAGACAAAATTTTTCTTCTACTTGTAACTGATCAGCAgaagaaaattgtcatttacaaTTATCTTATTACAAACATTGTACCAAGACTTTTTACACCACTGATTTATGGTGTTAGggataaacatttttataatcatATTGAGGGACTTTTTTCATGTAAATTACCTATTGTAAATGTTGACACAACCAAAGAATGAGCAAAATGACTTTTGCTagtttgtttcctttttttattctgcaTTTTAGATAGACTAATTTACTGATAATATCCATCTTTATTAATGCttaaatactgtatgtaaaattCTTTGTTTTAGTGTATTGCATTAAGCCTGTAGCTCAGCTGGTAGAGTGCGGttattatgattacaggggcaaattattgattaataaagacttttaaactaatacattttaacatttgcatcacataaccagtTTCATATGTATGGCTTCTATAATAAGCTCGGTAGGTCACTTAGTACAGCATTGCACTTGTGATGCAGAACGCTCGTGTACGATATCTGAGtcacaaaaaaaatgctcaaagaCTTGTAAAAGCAAATGCTATTTTTCTCACGTTTGCTTTTGTTTACACTATTgggttaggttaggtttagggtatgGTTAGTGTATGTGGtatgttattttcaaatgcGATAAAATAAACCTTTTTAGCATTACTCACGGGACATTTCATTTCCGATCTACCGTTATACATAGGTGCTACAGCAACTAACTAGGGCTTGAAATTAACACCCATGAACCCGCCAAATGCAGGTGAAATTAACTGTAGCGGGTAACACATGTCTACTCACTATAGCCAGTGTTGGGAATTCTTTATGCTTTATGTCTTATTGTCCGTAATTATCTTGTTAATGTATTGAGTTACGGAAAACATGCAATATAAGATTTGACGCAGATAAGTTTCAAGCGTAAGTGGCGTATTCTATGCAAGTGCCGCAACTGGAGTTTTGTAGTGTTTCCACTCACGTGCAGCATCCTTAAGTGCAGGTTTAAGTTATTAATGACGTGAGGTCATATCATGATTCTATGTTTAATGCGGAATGTTTCTGTAGTATTTGTTGCAAATATTTCTGGCATTAAGCCAGTATTACCACTTTTTGCGATCTgtataattaatcattttatcaCATCTAACACTTGCGTTATCGCAAATACAGTAAGCACCGTTAGGCTACCCATGAACTTTCAGTAATGTTAAAAATTCTAAACATCCTGTTTAGGCAGTTATATAGTACATACAAACAGTATTACTTTACTTTAACATTTAGTAGGTGGCTACCTTGAAACCAATAACGGGGTCTCTATTGATAATGGATGATAATAGTGCTCTACTGTCGTCCAGGTTCAGTTCTTTATGGCTAAGTAATCAGTGTATCTAGCAGCCCCGAGCCCCTTTTCTTGGTGAAAATAATCACTACGATTGTTCTGGTAACAAGCAGGCTATGTTTGTCaggatttttttattagtatatTAGCAGGCTGTAAAATAGGGACAGCTCTAGTCGGGGACAggacaccaaaaaaaaa
This window harbors:
- the LOC127514622 gene encoding odorant receptor 131-2-like, which codes for MNSTMLQNSAQDKFLDAFVRNFVLVLFGITINSINGVFVFTFFRSSIFYNDPRYILYIHLVINDMLMVFISVMLSVLAYAWPKVPVPFCVILLIIAATTHKNTPLTLAGMAVERYVAICKPLHHHQICTVRRTYILISLIWGVGAIPGLTDLIVILIVRPLSIFTTGTVCSSTNVYSTPYHEELSKAMYGLYSSVVWVILVFTYCQVLTAARRASADKTSAKKAQNTILLHGAQLLLCMLSYITGIIDKISAQFFLADRTKVTFTNFLLTNLLPRLLTPLIYGVRDKLFYNHMKGHFACKLLIVRVESTKK
- the LOC127514691 gene encoding odorant receptor 131-2-like; the protein is MNSTMLLYNLQERYADAFAKNFTIVLLAVIIISINGVFVFIFFRSSIFYNDPRYILYIHLVINDMLMVCFSVILFVMTFAWQTVPLPFCVILLIIAATAHKNTPLTLAGMAVERYIAICKPLHHHQICTVDRTYILLSLIWGVGVIPGLADLILLSIIRPLSVLTTGTFCSSAILYNTVYHGELTKFMNGLYTSVVWVILVFTYCRVLIAARRATTDKSSAKKAQNTILLHGAQLLLCMLSYITAVIDKMFVPLAPVDRARLTFLNYLLTNILPRLLTPLIYGVRDKHFYRHMKALFSRRLFFVKVESIKQ